TGGCGCCCCCCCGCCAGGTGCTGGGCATCAACATCGCGGCCCGCCAGCTGGCGGCCTGCCGCCAGCTGGCGCCGGGCGCTCTGTTCCTGGCCATGGACGCCGCCCGGCTCGGCTTTGCCGGCGAAAGCTTCGACGCCATCCTGTGCGTCGAGGCGGCCTTCCACTTCCGCACCCGGGAGGGGTTCCTGAAAGAGGCCCATCGGGTGCTCCGGGAGGGCGGGGTGCTCGTCCTGTCCGATGCCCTGATCAGTGCGGCCGGCCGGCCGGCGCGGCCCCACTTTCCGCCGGAGAATTTCGTGGAGGATCTGGACCAGTACCGGGAGGTCTTTCGCCGGGCCGGCTTCGGCGAGATTCTTCTGGAAGATGCCACTGCCCGCAGCTGGCAGGCCTCCTACTGGCAGGTGGTGCGCTTCGCCTACGGCAAGCTTCTGGCCGGGCTGGTGAGCGCCGACCAGCTCTATGCCTTTCTCGACCGCATCTATCGCCTGACCGCGGATCTGAGGCACTACGTGCTGGTGCGGGCCGTGAAAGGGGGAGGGCCGCCGCAGCCATGACCACCACCGCCCCCGCCCCTGGCCCGACGGCCGCCGCCATCGCGGCCCATTACGACGCCACCATGTACCAGCCGGTGTTCCTGGACTATTTCGGCGGCAGCCAGTTTGCCAACTTCGGCTACTGGGATCGGGAAGATCTCACCCAGAAGGAGGCCTGCCAGGCGCTCATGGACCGGCTTTTCGACCTTTATGCCGGCCACCCGCCCGCCCGGGCCCTGGATGTGGCCTGCGGCAAGGGCGCCTCCACCCGGGCCCTGGCCGACCGCTTCCCGGCCGCCCAGGTGCACGGGGTGAACATCTCTGTGAAGCAGCTGGCCACCGCCACCACCGTGGCGCCGGGCTGCGGCCTTGCCGCCATGGATGCGGTGGCCCTGGGCTTTGCCGGCGCCAGCTTCGACCTCGTGGTGGCGGTGGAAGCGGCCTTCCATTTCCAGACCCGGGAGCGGTTCTTCCGGGAGGCCTGGCGGGTCCTGGCACCGGGCGGCACCCTGCTTCTCACCGACATCCTCATGAACCGGGAGGCCGAGAGCACCTTGCCCTTCCGCAGTGCGGCCAACTTCCTGCCCGACCCCGCGGCCTACCAGGCGCTCCTGGCCCGCACCGGCTTTGGCCGCATCGACGTCTTGGACCGCACCCGGGAATGCTGGCACGGCTGCTACTGGAACATGGTGCGGCAGGCCCACGCCAGCTTTCTGGCCCGGCGGATCGACCGCCCCAAGCTGGCCGCCTACCTGGAGAAGGCCTACCGGATGGTGGGCCAGGTGGAGTGCTACCTCCTGGCCGCGGCGAGGAAGGAGGGGGCATGAGCACGGCCGGAAGCCCTTCGGTCTTCGCCATCGCCGACGACTGCCAGCCCAACCGGGATGGCTACGACAGCCTCATGTACTGGCCGCCGTTGGAGGAGTATTACGGCGGCAGCGACTTCGTCAACTACGGCTACTGGCTGCCCGGCACCCCGGACGCCCGGGCCGCGGCGGAAAACCTCATGGAGCGGCTCCTGGCCTGGGTGCCGGCCAAAGAGGGTCTCATCCTGGACGTGGCCTGTGGCAAGGGGGCGTCCACCCGGCATCTGCTCCGCCACTACCCGGCGGCCGCCGTAACCGGCATCAACATCTCCGCCAAGCAGCTGGCCACCTGCCAGGCGCGGGTGCCCGGCCCCCGGTTCCTGCTCATGGATGCCGTGGCCCTGGGCTTTGCCGATGAGACCTTCGACACCGTTCTCTGTGTCGAGGCGGCCTTCCATTTCTGCACCCGGGAGCGGTTCTTCCGGGAGGCTTGGCGGGTGCTCAAGCCCGGCGGCCGGCTGGTGGTCTCGGACATCCTGCTCACCCGGGAGGCCGAGGAGCGCCGCCGCTTCCGGCACGTGCAAAACTTCCTGCCCGACCCGGCCGCCTACCAGGCGCTCCTGGCGCAATGCGGCTTTGCCGGCGTGCGGCTGGAGGATGCCACCGGCCCCTCCTTCCACGGCGCCTACTGGCACCTGGTGCAGTTCAGCCACGCGAAGCTCCTGCGGGGCGAGATGACCGTGGCCTCCCTCAAGAATTTCCTGAAACGGGTTCTGGCCTTCGTGCCGGAGATCCGCTACTACCTCCTGGCCTGCGGCACCAGGCCGGCTGGCACCGGAGGGCGGCCATGAGCTTCTTGCCGGTCAACATGACCTACGAGCCCTTTGCCAAGGAGCCCGAGTACATCGCCGCCAACCAGGCCTTTGTGGCCGCGATGCCCCTGGCCGGCTGTCGCCGGCTTCTGGATCTGGCCTGCGGCATCGGCACCATGACCCGGCTTCTCCGGGAGCGCCAGCCGGGGCTGGCGATCATTGGTCTCGATCTGTCCGCCGAGTCCCTGGCCATTGCCCGGGATGGCCTGGCCTGCCTGGTCCGGGGGACCGCCGACCGGCTGCCCTTTCCGGACCGGGTCTTCGACGCGGTGGTCATGGGCAACGCCATCCACATGCTGCCCGACCCGGACCGCCTGCTGGCCGAGGTGCGCCGGGTGCTGGTCCCGGGCGGCTTCTTTGCCTTCAACAGCTCTTTTTATGCCGGCACCATGCCCAAGGGCACCGAGGCCTTCCACCACGAATGGATGCGCCAGGCCCTGGCCTGTCTGGCGGCCCGGCCCGGCCTGACCCGGAAGCGGGGCACCCGGCCGGCTGCCTTCTCTCGGCCGTGGCCCAGCCCCCAGGAGTGGGCGGCCGTCCTGGCCCGGCACGGCCTGGGGGTGGTGTACCGCTTTGAGCGCCCGGTGCTGATGACCCGCCGCAGCTTCGAGACCATCGGCGCCTACGGCGGCTTTGCCCAGGTGATCCTGAGCGGCTATCCGGTGGCCGAGGCCAGCTTTGCCTTGCAGTCCACCGCGGCGCCAGCCCTGGCCGCCGTGGCCATGACCGAGGTGCCCCGGTTGTGGCTGGAGGTGATTGCCTCATGACCGGCGTGGCCCGGGCCAGCCTGGAGGAGCTGCTGGAGGACTACCGGGACTTCCTGCGGCTGCGGGATCTGCCGCTCTGGGCCAAGGACAGTCCCGAGGCGCAGTACGTCCGGCGGCTTGGCATGGCGAAGCCGCTGTCCTTCGAGGCCTTCCGGGAATTCGTGGCGACCCGGCCAGCCGAGGTGGTGGCCAACATGACCATCTGTCTTATCCACCAGACCAACTTTCTCCTGGACCGGCAGCTGGCTGCCCTGGAAGATCGGTTCCTGCAGGACGGCGGGCTCCGGGAGCGGATGACCCGGGCTCGGCTTGCGGCCCGGGAGCAACAAAAGAGAGGGAAGTAGCTCCATGACGAATCCTCTGGACATCCTCTTCATCGGCGCGGTCATGAATTACGACGGCCGCACCGGCTCCCTGGCCAACTACATCCGCCAGGACGGCAAGTGGATTGCGCCTTTCCAGTACATCTACCGCCAGCATCCGCAGCTGTTCCGTTCCGAGGCGGAGGCCTGCGTCTACGACATCCCCAACCTGTCCATCTGCGAGCTGGTGGACTACCTGGCCCGCCAGGGCGAGCTTTCTTTCCACATCGTCTGGCACTTCGATTACCACCGGGAGGAGATTGTGGACATCCTCCGTTCCCGGCCGCCGCGGCTGGTGGCGGTGTCCAGCACCCTGGCCTTCTTCCCCGAGTATCTGAAGGCGGCCGTCCGCTGGCTCAACGAGCACAAGGCGCCCGAGACCCGGGTGGTGGTGGGCGGCAAGTGGCTGTACGCCAACTGGAGCACCCTGGCGGCCTCGGCGCGGCTGGAGCGGCTCCTGGCCGAGGTGGACGCCGACTTCTATGTCATCAACCGTTACGGTCAGGAGACCCTGCACCGGCTGCTCCAGGCGGCACGGGCCGGGGACGGGGCAGCCATGGCCGGGCTGCCCAATCTGGCCTGGCGCCGGCGGCTGGACCTGGGGCCGGTGCGGCCGGATGCCGCCCTGGCCGGGCCGGATTATGTCATCAATCCGGTGGTCATGGAGACCCAGGTGGAGGGCGCCAATC
The sequence above is a segment of the Thermodesulfobacteriota bacterium genome. Coding sequences within it:
- a CDS encoding methyltransferase domain-containing protein — encoded protein: MAEAAADTQALNRLYDERLFNSLVDEYYGGSRFLNFGYWDEGVETPAQASQRLLARLADLVPARSGRILDVACGAGASSRFLLGLAPPRQVLGINIAARQLAACRQLAPGALFLAMDAARLGFAGESFDAILCVEAAFHFRTREGFLKEAHRVLREGGVLVLSDALISAAGRPARPHFPPENFVEDLDQYREVFRRAGFGEILLEDATARSWQASYWQVVRFAYGKLLAGLVSADQLYAFLDRIYRLTADLRHYVLVRAVKGGGPPQP
- a CDS encoding methyltransferase domain-containing protein; this translates as MTTTAPAPGPTAAAIAAHYDATMYQPVFLDYFGGSQFANFGYWDREDLTQKEACQALMDRLFDLYAGHPPARALDVACGKGASTRALADRFPAAQVHGVNISVKQLATATTVAPGCGLAAMDAVALGFAGASFDLVVAVEAAFHFQTRERFFREAWRVLAPGGTLLLTDILMNREAESTLPFRSAANFLPDPAAYQALLARTGFGRIDVLDRTRECWHGCYWNMVRQAHASFLARRIDRPKLAAYLEKAYRMVGQVECYLLAAARKEGA
- a CDS encoding class I SAM-dependent methyltransferase; the encoded protein is MSTAGSPSVFAIADDCQPNRDGYDSLMYWPPLEEYYGGSDFVNYGYWLPGTPDARAAAENLMERLLAWVPAKEGLILDVACGKGASTRHLLRHYPAAAVTGINISAKQLATCQARVPGPRFLLMDAVALGFADETFDTVLCVEAAFHFCTRERFFREAWRVLKPGGRLVVSDILLTREAEERRRFRHVQNFLPDPAAYQALLAQCGFAGVRLEDATGPSFHGAYWHLVQFSHAKLLRGEMTVASLKNFLKRVLAFVPEIRYYLLACGTRPAGTGGRP
- a CDS encoding class I SAM-dependent methyltransferase; the protein is MSFLPVNMTYEPFAKEPEYIAANQAFVAAMPLAGCRRLLDLACGIGTMTRLLRERQPGLAIIGLDLSAESLAIARDGLACLVRGTADRLPFPDRVFDAVVMGNAIHMLPDPDRLLAEVRRVLVPGGFFAFNSSFYAGTMPKGTEAFHHEWMRQALACLAARPGLTRKRGTRPAAFSRPWPSPQEWAAVLARHGLGVVYRFERPVLMTRRSFETIGAYGGFAQVILSGYPVAEASFALQSTAAPALAAVAMTEVPRLWLEVIAS
- a CDS encoding four helix bundle suffix domain-containing protein, coding for MTGVARASLEELLEDYRDFLRLRDLPLWAKDSPEAQYVRRLGMAKPLSFEAFREFVATRPAEVVANMTICLIHQTNFLLDRQLAALEDRFLQDGGLRERMTRARLAAREQQKRGK